In Sphingomonas sp. LT1P40, the following are encoded in one genomic region:
- a CDS encoding putative bifunctional diguanylate cyclase/phosphodiesterase — MNGFSLKSRAVAFAICAGAFVFILALAATSRGNFEVANATRALIAAIICAAMCWAYAERTIASTAAAVDAAIERLTSAANGDLESEIPPEVAECVPPLAEAMNGLFRQLHANLESVQRLALFDPVTALPNRTHFRRNCERVLTELSPDAMAALFFIDLDRFKAVNDTLGHAVGDQLLGMVANRLRAVADRFAVEGDTQPPLIGRLSGDEFTIFFPTLGHVRDADRIGRGILFALSEPFDLADQEVCIGASVGIAMRPEHGATLTDLMRAADAAMYQAKGNGRGRAEHFSEQLAEEIAERARLESDLRGAVERDQFTLVYQPQLSAADGRIVAAEALLRWQHPERGLCLPGTFIARAEETGLIVEIGEWVVENVAATIARWGQIGIEQRLAVNISPRQLDHAAFFRRLREAMRAAGAPARLLELEITETLAMHCSSEVIDAIAALRADGASIAVDDFGTGYSNLARLRDLPLDRVKLDRSLVEHVATNAEARTIAQAVIGLIHGIGCEVVAEGIETQAQLDVLRVIGCDILQGYVIAQPMAEDDFLTWSRRMPDERARA, encoded by the coding sequence ATGAACGGATTTTCGCTCAAGAGCCGTGCGGTCGCCTTTGCGATCTGTGCCGGGGCGTTCGTGTTCATCCTGGCGTTGGCGGCGACATCACGCGGTAATTTCGAGGTCGCCAATGCGACGCGCGCGCTGATCGCCGCGATCATCTGTGCCGCGATGTGCTGGGCCTATGCCGAGCGCACGATTGCCTCCACCGCCGCCGCGGTCGATGCCGCGATCGAACGGCTGACCAGCGCCGCCAATGGCGATCTGGAAAGTGAAATTCCGCCCGAAGTGGCCGAATGCGTGCCCCCGCTGGCGGAAGCGATGAATGGGCTGTTCCGACAGCTTCACGCGAATCTGGAAAGCGTGCAGCGGCTGGCGCTGTTCGACCCGGTCACGGCGTTGCCCAACCGCACCCATTTCCGCCGCAACTGCGAACGCGTGCTGACCGAATTGTCGCCCGACGCGATGGCAGCATTGTTCTTCATCGACCTCGACCGGTTCAAGGCGGTCAACGATACGCTGGGTCACGCGGTGGGCGACCAGCTGTTGGGCATGGTTGCCAATCGCCTGCGCGCCGTGGCGGACCGGTTCGCGGTGGAGGGCGATACCCAGCCGCCGCTGATCGGGCGGCTGTCGGGCGACGAGTTCACCATCTTCTTTCCAACGCTGGGCCATGTCCGCGACGCCGACCGGATTGGGCGCGGCATCCTGTTCGCATTGTCCGAGCCGTTCGATCTCGCGGACCAGGAAGTCTGCATCGGCGCGTCGGTAGGGATTGCGATGCGCCCGGAACATGGCGCGACGCTGACCGATCTGATGCGGGCGGCGGATGCCGCAATGTACCAGGCCAAGGGCAATGGGCGTGGGCGGGCCGAACACTTCAGCGAGCAGCTGGCGGAGGAAATCGCCGAACGTGCCCGGCTGGAGTCGGACTTGCGCGGCGCGGTGGAGCGCGATCAGTTTACCTTGGTCTATCAGCCGCAGCTGAGCGCTGCGGACGGGCGGATCGTGGCGGCCGAGGCGCTGCTGCGCTGGCAGCATCCCGAGCGCGGGCTGTGCCTGCCCGGCACCTTTATCGCGCGTGCCGAGGAAACCGGGCTGATCGTCGAAATCGGCGAATGGGTGGTGGAGAATGTCGCGGCGACGATCGCGCGCTGGGGGCAGATCGGCATCGAACAGCGGCTGGCGGTGAATATCAGCCCGCGGCAGCTGGACCACGCCGCGTTTTTCCGTCGATTGCGAGAGGCGATGCGGGCAGCGGGCGCGCCGGCCCGGCTGCTGGAGCTGGAGATTACCGAGACGCTGGCGATGCATTGTTCGAGCGAAGTGATCGATGCCATCGCCGCGCTGCGCGCCGACGGGGCAAGCATCGCGGTCGATGATTTCGGAACCGGCTATTCCAACCTTGCACGGCTGCGCGACCTGCCGCTCGATCGGGTCAAGCTGGACCGGAGTCTGGTGGAGCATGTAGCGACCAATGCCGAGGCGCGGACGATCGCGCAGGCGGTGATCGGCCTGATTCATGGCATCGGTTGCGAGGTGGTGGCCGAGGGGATCGAAACGCAGGCGCAGCTCGACGTGCTGCGGGTGATCGGCTGCGATATTCTACAGGGCTATGTGATCGCGCAGCCGATGGCAGAGGATGATTTCCTCACCTGGTCGCGGCGGATGCCGGACGAGCGCGCGCGGGCCTAA
- a CDS encoding Smr/MutS family protein: protein MARPEPPKPIKPVPVPARPVPVATSMVLPKPKGRVPAARVPPPKPPPPPADTLDGGWDRRLSRGLVAPDSSIDLHGHNLTSAHALLDHGLDAAIRRGDRLLLLITGNPPRAESERPHARGAIRAAVGDWIGASRHAGQIAAVRNAHPRHGGKGALYIVLRRQRSPASRNF, encoded by the coding sequence ATGGCGCGACCCGAGCCGCCCAAGCCAATCAAGCCAGTTCCGGTCCCGGCACGGCCTGTGCCGGTTGCCACGTCGATGGTGTTGCCGAAACCCAAGGGGCGCGTCCCGGCGGCGCGCGTTCCGCCCCCCAAGCCGCCACCACCGCCCGCCGATACGCTGGACGGCGGCTGGGACCGCCGCCTGTCGCGCGGGCTGGTGGCACCGGACAGCTCGATCGACCTGCACGGACATAATCTGACCAGTGCGCATGCGTTGCTCGATCACGGGCTGGATGCCGCGATCCGGCGTGGCGACCGGCTGCTGTTGCTCATCACCGGCAATCCGCCTCGTGCCGAATCGGAACGTCCGCATGCGCGCGGCGCAATCCGCGCGGCGGTTGGCGACTGGATCGGCGCGTCGCGCCATGCGGGGCAAATAGCAGCCGTGCGCAACGCCCATCCACGTCATGGCGGGAAAGGCGCTCTCTATATCGTTCTGCGACGACAACGATCGCCCGCCTCCCGAAATTTTTAA
- the mltA gene encoding murein transglycosylase A — MRAWGVAALAALLSACSSGVVPSRPDPVRPAPSGPGSSVPVRQPVAATPLAPVSAPAAPAGAATAAVSGLRAGPAIQSLPITMAGAARALSAFKVSCPSLVKRTDASGLTRSEDWRAACDAARVAQEREAVQFFTRHFEAVQVADGKAFATGYYEPEIAGSRTRRPGYEVPVYGRPTDLIDVDLGKFSDTLKGRSVRGRVQGTDFVPYHDRTAIEQGALSGRGLEIAWAADPVELFFLQIQGSGRLRQPDGSVMRIGYASQNGRDYTGIGKLMLDRGLVERGQASMQGLMAYLRANPAEGRAIMRENKSYVFFRELTGAGPLGAMGLPVTSRGSVAGDPKFVPMGAPVFLSMDRQDANGLWVMQDTGGAIKGTNRFDTFWGAGDEARAIAGGMAARGTAWLLLPKGTLARLNGD, encoded by the coding sequence ATGCGCGCCTGGGGGGTAGCGGCACTCGCCGCGCTATTGAGTGCCTGTTCGTCCGGCGTGGTGCCTTCGCGGCCCGATCCGGTGCGCCCCGCTCCCTCCGGCCCGGGCAGTTCGGTCCCGGTTCGTCAGCCTGTGGCGGCGACACCACTCGCCCCCGTCTCCGCCCCAGCCGCCCCCGCAGGGGCAGCGACGGCGGCGGTTTCGGGCCTGCGCGCCGGGCCCGCAATTCAGTCACTGCCGATTACCATGGCCGGTGCCGCGCGCGCGCTGTCGGCATTCAAGGTCAGCTGTCCAAGCCTGGTCAAGCGCACCGACGCCAGCGGATTGACCCGCAGCGAGGACTGGCGGGCGGCGTGCGATGCGGCGCGCGTTGCGCAGGAACGCGAGGCGGTGCAGTTCTTCACGCGGCATTTCGAGGCGGTGCAGGTCGCCGACGGCAAGGCCTTTGCCACCGGCTATTACGAGCCGGAGATCGCCGGATCGCGCACGCGCCGCCCGGGCTATGAAGTGCCGGTCTATGGCCGCCCCACTGATCTGATCGACGTCGATCTGGGCAAATTTTCCGACACGCTGAAGGGGCGGTCGGTCCGCGGGCGGGTTCAGGGCACCGATTTCGTGCCGTATCACGACCGTACCGCAATTGAGCAGGGTGCGCTGAGCGGGCGCGGGCTCGAGATCGCGTGGGCGGCCGATCCGGTCGAATTGTTCTTTCTGCAAATTCAGGGTTCCGGGCGATTGCGGCAGCCGGACGGGTCGGTGATGCGGATCGGCTATGCTAGTCAGAACGGGCGCGATTATACCGGCATCGGCAAGCTGATGCTCGATCGCGGTCTGGTGGAACGCGGACAGGCGTCGATGCAGGGCCTGATGGCCTATCTGCGCGCCAATCCGGCGGAGGGCCGTGCGATCATGCGCGAGAACAAGAGTTATGTGTTCTTCCGCGAGTTGACCGGCGCGGGGCCGCTGGGTGCGATGGGGTTGCCGGTGACGAGTCGCGGCAGCGTGGCGGGGGACCCCAAATTCGTGCCGATGGGCGCGCCCGTATTCCTGTCGATGGACCGGCAGGATGCCAACGGCCTGTGGGTGATGCAGGACACCGGCGGGGCGATCAAGGGCACCAACCGGTTCGACACCTTCTGGGGTGCGGGCGACGAGGCGCGGGCGATTGCGGGCGGCATGGCGGCCCGCGGCACCGCCTGGCTGTTGCTGCCCAAGGGGACGCTGGCGCGCCTCAACGGCGACTAG
- a CDS encoding Tim44/TimA family putative adaptor protein, producing MFFVVLFAAIAGFLALRLYSVLGKRTGREQPLPRPAEERVGAPPMPRTIDMPAEVRDIGPRNVEAGAETGLRALVAADSAFDVAQFVEGAKSAYRMILEAFWKGDRETLEWLVEAEVRDSFVASIDAREAAGETLDNRLVSIERAAISDISVENKVARITVRFDADIAAVTRDKDCNVIAGSLSDAVETHDVWVFSRDLRSDDPNWKLSDTDEA from the coding sequence GTGTTTTTTGTCGTTCTGTTCGCAGCTATTGCCGGCTTTCTGGCGCTGAGGCTTTATTCGGTGCTGGGCAAGCGCACCGGCCGTGAACAGCCGCTGCCGCGCCCGGCGGAGGAGCGCGTCGGCGCGCCACCGATGCCGCGCACGATCGATATGCCGGCCGAAGTCCGCGATATCGGCCCGCGCAATGTCGAGGCGGGGGCCGAAACCGGTCTGCGCGCGCTCGTCGCTGCCGATTCGGCGTTCGATGTCGCCCAGTTCGTCGAAGGTGCGAAGTCGGCCTATCGCATGATCCTGGAAGCGTTCTGGAAGGGCGACCGCGAAACGCTGGAATGGCTGGTCGAGGCGGAAGTGCGCGACAGTTTCGTCGCGTCGATCGATGCCCGCGAAGCAGCGGGCGAGACGCTGGACAACCGGCTGGTTTCGATCGAACGTGCCGCGATCTCGGACATTTCGGTCGAGAACAAGGTCGCGCGGATCACCGTGCGCTTTGACGCCGACATCGCTGCTGTCACACGCGACAAGGACTGTAATGTCATCGCCGGATCGCTGAGCGATGCGGTCGAGACGCACGACGTGTGGGTGTTCAGCCGCGATCTGCGCAGCGACGACCCCAATTGGAAGCTGAGCGATACGGATGAAGCGTGA
- the secB gene encoding protein-export chaperone SecB, which yields MDEPENAGLGGEPLANGADTATSVGVVSQYIKDFSFENPNAPAIYQVQAQPAFDVQFNIGAAEVAPDIHEVTLKIDVRAQMDTQVAFIVDLSYSGLFAVRNMPDEHLQPFLLGEAPRLLFPFARRVLADAVRDGGFPPLMLEPIDFNGLYYQQLEQAQGAGDPAGEIGQA from the coding sequence ATGGACGAGCCGGAAAACGCAGGCCTGGGTGGCGAACCGCTGGCGAACGGCGCGGACACCGCCACGTCGGTTGGCGTGGTTTCGCAATATATCAAGGACTTCTCATTCGAGAATCCGAACGCCCCGGCGATCTATCAGGTTCAGGCCCAGCCCGCCTTCGATGTTCAGTTCAACATCGGTGCCGCCGAAGTCGCGCCCGACATCCATGAAGTGACCCTGAAGATCGATGTACGCGCGCAGATGGACACCCAGGTCGCCTTTATCGTCGACCTGTCCTATTCCGGCTTGTTCGCGGTCCGCAACATGCCCGACGAGCATCTCCAGCCCTTCCTGCTCGGCGAAGCACCGCGCTTGCTGTTCCCGTTCGCGCGCCGCGTGCTGGCCGATGCCGTCCGCGACGGCGGCTTCCCGCCACTGATGCTGGAGCCGATCGACTTTAACGGCCTCTATTACCAGCAGCTTGAGCAGGCACAGGGTGCTGGTGACCCGGCCGGGGAAATCGGCCAGGCGTAA
- the murJ gene encoding murein biosynthesis integral membrane protein MurJ has product MNLVRALGSIGGLTLASRVLGLVRDSLFARYVGASFASDAFLIAFRLPNLFRALFAEGAFSAAFIPMFSRKVGEADGDVKPGLLFAEQALAVLLPILIVMTVAMEIAAFPVVWALSGGFNDITPDQFAYAVTLSRITFPYLLLISLVSLLGGILNSLQKYWVNAAAPILLNFTLIAALLFFHNDDVLVTARNQAIGVTVAGALQLIWLILACRANGVKLRLRLPRLTPDMRKLLSLIGPAAAGAGAVQINLVISTALAASLLAEGSVSYIYYADRLSQLPLGLIGIGLGTVLLPTIARQLAGGKDAEAMHTQNRGTELALFLTLPATAALVICGAPIVAALFQHGAFTPEDTVKTAHALAAFSVGLPAYILVKVLTPGYYARSDTKTPVRYATISIAVNLVLNLALIVPLEHMGPPLATAIASWVNVALLYRTLKKREHFTADAQLSRRAWRLVGAAVAMGGVMFFLNDLFTPYIAGTWLIRTSAMLVLVGAGCIVYAAACFVTGAVRLSELKALVRRRA; this is encoded by the coding sequence ATGAACCTCGTCCGGGCACTCGGGTCGATCGGCGGGCTGACGCTCGCCAGCCGCGTGCTCGGGCTGGTCCGCGACTCGCTGTTCGCGCGCTATGTCGGGGCGAGCTTCGCCTCCGACGCCTTCCTCATCGCCTTCCGCCTGCCTAATTTGTTCCGCGCGCTGTTTGCAGAGGGCGCGTTCAGCGCCGCCTTCATCCCGATGTTTAGCCGCAAGGTCGGGGAAGCAGACGGCGATGTGAAGCCGGGCCTGCTCTTCGCCGAACAGGCACTGGCGGTCCTCCTCCCGATCCTGATCGTGATGACGGTGGCGATGGAAATCGCCGCCTTTCCGGTTGTCTGGGCGCTGTCGGGCGGGTTCAATGACATCACGCCCGATCAGTTCGCCTATGCGGTGACGCTGTCGCGGATCACCTTCCCGTACCTGCTTCTCATCAGCCTCGTCTCGCTGCTCGGCGGCATCCTCAACTCGCTCCAGAAATATTGGGTCAATGCCGCCGCACCGATCCTGCTCAACTTCACGTTGATCGCGGCTTTGCTGTTCTTCCACAATGACGATGTGTTGGTCACCGCGCGCAATCAGGCGATCGGCGTAACGGTGGCGGGCGCGCTCCAGCTGATCTGGCTGATCCTCGCCTGCCGCGCCAATGGCGTGAAGCTGCGATTGCGCCTGCCCCGCCTGACCCCCGACATGCGCAAATTGCTGTCGCTGATCGGCCCGGCGGCGGCTGGCGCGGGCGCGGTGCAGATCAACCTCGTCATTTCGACCGCGCTCGCCGCCAGCCTGCTGGCCGAGGGGTCGGTGTCGTACATCTATTACGCCGATCGCCTTAGCCAGCTGCCGCTCGGCCTTATCGGCATCGGTCTCGGCACCGTGCTGCTCCCCACGATCGCTCGCCAACTCGCCGGCGGCAAGGATGCGGAGGCGATGCACACCCAAAATCGCGGCACCGAACTCGCATTGTTCCTGACCCTCCCCGCCACCGCCGCGCTGGTGATTTGCGGTGCCCCGATTGTCGCCGCGCTGTTCCAGCATGGCGCGTTCACGCCGGAGGACACCGTGAAGACCGCGCACGCACTTGCCGCCTTCTCGGTCGGCCTGCCTGCCTATATTCTCGTAAAGGTGCTGACCCCCGGCTATTATGCTCGCTCCGACACCAAAACGCCGGTGCGCTACGCCACCATTTCAATCGCCGTAAATCTCGTCCTCAACCTCGCGCTGATCGTCCCGCTTGAGCATATGGGGCCACCCCTCGCCACCGCGATCGCCTCATGGGTCAATGTCGCCCTGCTCTACCGCACCCTCAAAAAGCGCGAGCATTTCACCGCCGATGCCCAGCTTTCACGCCGTGCCTGGCGGCTGGTCGGCGCAGCGGTGGCGATGGGCGGGGTGATGTTCTTCCTCAACGACCTGTTCACGCCATATATCGCCGGAACATGGTTGATCCGCACCTCGGCGATGTTGGTGCTGGTCGGCGCGGGCTGCATCGTTTACGCCGCCGCCTGTTTCGTGACCGGCGCAGTGCGGCTGAGCGAGTTGAAAGCGCTCGTCCGCCGCCGCGCCTGA
- the trpS gene encoding tryptophan--tRNA ligase yields the protein MRVVSGIKPTGNLHLGNYLGAIKQWVAMQADVDAAGGESMYFIADLHALTDAVDPRGVTDSTFEVTAAMIASGIDPARSILFNQARVPAHSELTWLLNNVARVGWLNRMTQFKDKAGKNREGASVGLYDYPVLMAADVLLYGATHVPVGEDQKQHLELARDIAAKFNTDYDVDLLIQPEPLISKAAPRIMSLRDANQKMSKSNPSDQARIDLIDNDDAIAQKFRKAKTDPGNLPDSFDELKERPEAKNLVTIFAALSDRSPDDVVAEYAGQGFGAFKPALADLAVAKLGPIRDEMVRLTADRAAVDAELRKGADKAIELAAPLLRKVQETMGLMI from the coding sequence ATGCGCGTCGTCTCCGGCATCAAGCCCACCGGCAACCTTCACCTCGGCAACTATCTCGGCGCGATCAAGCAATGGGTGGCGATGCAGGCCGATGTCGATGCGGCGGGCGGTGAGAGCATGTATTTCATCGCCGACCTTCACGCGCTGACCGACGCGGTGGATCCGCGCGGCGTGACGGATTCGACGTTTGAGGTGACGGCGGCGATGATCGCGTCCGGAATCGACCCTGCACGCTCGATCCTGTTCAACCAGGCCCGCGTCCCCGCGCACAGCGAGCTGACCTGGCTGCTCAACAATGTCGCGCGCGTCGGCTGGCTCAACCGCATGACCCAATTCAAGGATAAAGCGGGCAAAAACCGCGAAGGCGCCAGCGTCGGCCTATACGACTACCCCGTGCTGATGGCCGCCGACGTGCTGCTCTACGGCGCGACGCATGTGCCGGTCGGCGAAGACCAGAAACAGCATCTCGAGCTCGCCCGCGACATCGCCGCCAAGTTCAACACCGATTACGACGTCGATCTGCTGATTCAGCCCGAACCGCTGATCAGCAAGGCTGCTCCGCGCATCATGTCGCTGCGCGATGCGAACCAGAAGATGTCGAAGTCCAACCCGTCGGATCAGGCGCGCATCGACCTGATCGACAACGACGACGCCATCGCGCAGAAATTCCGCAAGGCGAAAACCGACCCCGGCAATCTGCCCGACAGCTTCGATGAGTTGAAGGAACGCCCGGAGGCGAAGAACCTCGTCACCATCTTCGCCGCGCTCTCGGATCGCAGCCCGGACGATGTCGTCGCCGAATATGCGGGGCAAGGTTTCGGCGCGTTCAAACCTGCCCTCGCCGACCTCGCGGTCGCCAAACTCGGCCCGATCCGCGACGAGATGGTCCGCCTCACCGCCGACCGCGCCGCCGTCGATGCCGAATTGCGCAAGGGCGCGGACAAGGCGATCGAACTGGCCGCCCCGTTGCTCCGCAAGGTGCAGGAAACGATGGGGTTGATGATCTAG
- a CDS encoding NAD-dependent epimerase/dehydratase family protein — translation MREHHARGDFAATILRYPRLYGARQGAAPEWSIIRRLIDGRRRVLVPEGGFLVRSALFNENAARIALAVVDRPELAAGETFNCADDEALTLRAWISGIAAACGREVDLVSLPMAMASPAWPYARFPLATGHQVLDTGKLACLGVALVPVREALAATVAWYLADPSRGAAVEPLLRDPFDYALEDRIIAAIDRVGAEIEAMVDVVPGYAHAHAHPDAP, via the coding sequence GTGCGCGAGCATCATGCGCGCGGCGACTTTGCGGCGACGATCCTGCGCTATCCCCGCCTTTACGGAGCGCGACAGGGCGCTGCGCCGGAGTGGAGCATCATCCGGCGGCTGATCGACGGGCGGCGAAGGGTGCTGGTCCCGGAGGGCGGATTTCTGGTGCGCAGTGCGCTGTTCAACGAGAATGCGGCGCGGATCGCGCTGGCGGTAGTGGATCGGCCCGAACTGGCGGCGGGCGAGACGTTCAACTGCGCGGATGACGAGGCACTGACGTTGCGTGCGTGGATCAGCGGGATCGCGGCGGCATGCGGGCGTGAGGTCGATCTGGTGTCGCTGCCGATGGCGATGGCGTCGCCCGCTTGGCCCTATGCGCGCTTCCCGCTGGCGACGGGGCATCAGGTGCTGGACACGGGCAAGCTGGCATGTCTGGGAGTGGCGCTGGTGCCGGTACGCGAGGCGCTGGCGGCGACGGTGGCGTGGTATCTGGCCGATCCGTCGCGCGGGGCGGCGGTCGAGCCTTTGCTGCGCGATCCGTTCGATTATGCGCTGGAAGACCGCATCATCGCCGCGATCGACCGGGTGGGTGCGGAGATTGAGGCGATGGTGGACGTGGTGCCGGGATATGCCCACGCCCATGCCCATCCGGACGCACCCTAG
- a CDS encoding glutamate--cysteine ligase, with translation MSTKTASATPTPVIESRQQLLDYFAGGEKPAERWRIGTEHEKFVYSTKDLHAPSYDEPGGIRELLAELTQFGWTPIEEGGKVIALAGPDGNVSLEPAGQLELSGAPLENLHQTCAETGRHLEQVKAVGEKLGIGFLGLGMWPDKARDDLPIMPKGRYAIMLNHMPRVGSMGLDMMLRTCTIQVNLDYSSEADMVQKFRVGLALQPLATALFANSPFTEKKPNGFLSYRSHIWSDTDPHRTGILPFVFENGFGYERYADYALNVPMYFVYRDGKYIDAAGLDFRDFLKGELSVLPGEKPTMDDWADHLSTAFPEVRLKTFLEMRGADGGPWNRICALPALWVGLLYNQGALDAAWDLVKDWDMAGRQLLRDSVPKLGLDAPLPGGGKLRDIARQVIDIAGRGLSARARLNSAGDNESGFLDPLREIVRTGKVPAELLLERYRGEWKDDVCRMYAEQRF, from the coding sequence ATGAGCACGAAAACGGCCTCCGCCACCCCCACCCCCGTTATCGAGAGCCGTCAGCAGCTGCTCGATTATTTCGCCGGGGGCGAGAAGCCCGCCGAGCGCTGGCGGATCGGCACCGAGCATGAGAAATTCGTCTATTCGACAAAGGATCTGCATGCGCCGTCCTATGACGAACCGGGCGGCATCCGTGAGTTGCTGGCCGAACTGACCCAGTTCGGCTGGACGCCGATCGAGGAGGGCGGGAAGGTCATTGCGCTGGCCGGGCCGGACGGCAATGTCAGCCTGGAACCCGCCGGACAGCTTGAACTGTCGGGCGCGCCGCTGGAAAATCTGCACCAGACCTGTGCCGAGACCGGGCGGCATCTGGAGCAGGTGAAGGCGGTCGGCGAGAAGCTCGGCATTGGATTCCTGGGGCTGGGCATGTGGCCGGACAAGGCGCGCGACGACCTGCCGATCATGCCCAAGGGGCGGTACGCGATCATGCTGAACCACATGCCGCGCGTCGGCAGCATGGGCCTCGACATGATGCTGCGCACCTGCACGATTCAGGTGAACCTCGATTACTCGTCCGAAGCCGACATGGTGCAGAAGTTCCGCGTTGGGCTGGCGCTGCAACCGCTGGCGACGGCGTTGTTCGCCAATTCGCCGTTCACCGAGAAGAAGCCCAACGGATTTCTGAGCTATCGCAGCCATATCTGGTCCGACACCGATCCGCACCGCACGGGGATTCTGCCGTTCGTGTTCGAGAATGGCTTTGGCTATGAGCGTTACGCCGATTACGCGCTGAACGTGCCAATGTATTTCGTTTATCGCGACGGCAAATATATCGACGCCGCTGGCCTCGATTTCCGCGATTTCCTGAAGGGTGAGTTGTCCGTTCTGCCGGGCGAAAAGCCGACGATGGACGATTGGGCGGATCATCTGTCGACCGCATTCCCAGAAGTGCGGCTGAAGACGTTTCTGGAGATGCGCGGCGCGGATGGCGGGCCGTGGAACCGGATTTGTGCGTTGCCCGCATTGTGGGTCGGGCTATTGTATAACCAGGGCGCGCTGGATGCAGCGTGGGATCTGGTCAAAGACTGGGACATGGCCGGGCGGCAGTTATTGCGGGATTCGGTGCCGAAGCTGGGCCTCGATGCGCCGTTGCCGGGCGGTGGCAAGCTGCGCGATATCGCGCGGCAGGTGATCGACATTGCGGGCAGGGGATTGAGTGCGCGGGCGCGGCTCAATTCGGCCGGGGACAATGAGAGCGGCTTCCTCGATCCGCTGCGTGAGATCGTGCGGACGGGGAAGGTGCCGGCGGAGTTGCTGCTGGAGCGCTATCGCGGCGAGTGGAAGGACGATGTCTGCCGCATGTACGCCGAGCAGCGGTTCTGA
- a CDS encoding 16S rRNA (uracil(1498)-N(3))-methyltransferase, whose amino-acid sequence MIATPAWPPQSTPRLFVEPALAAGEMRRIDGPQGHYLATVMRLKAGDPVKLFDDATGEWLAVAVDVRKRDVTLEVRERLREREAVPDLWLCAAPIKKGRVDWVAEKACELGVARLAPVLTRRTMVDRLNGERLRSHMIEASEQCGRTAVPELAEPVKLVALLRDWPEGRALFFADETGGAPALEAMTAHRGPGAILVGPEGGFDADERDAIRAVPGAVGISLGPRILRAETAAAAAVTLWMAAAGDW is encoded by the coding sequence ATGATCGCCACGCCCGCCTGGCCGCCGCAATCGACGCCGCGGCTGTTTGTCGAACCCGCGCTGGCGGCTGGCGAAATGCGGCGGATCGACGGGCCGCAGGGCCATTATCTGGCGACGGTCATGCGGCTGAAGGCGGGCGACCCGGTGAAGCTGTTCGACGATGCGACCGGCGAGTGGCTGGCGGTGGCGGTCGATGTGCGCAAGCGCGACGTGACGCTGGAGGTGCGCGAGCGGCTGCGGGAGCGCGAGGCGGTGCCGGATTTGTGGCTGTGCGCCGCGCCGATCAAGAAGGGGCGGGTGGACTGGGTCGCGGAAAAGGCCTGCGAACTGGGTGTCGCGCGGTTGGCGCCGGTGCTGACGCGGCGGACAATGGTGGACCGGCTGAACGGCGAGCGGCTGCGTAGCCACATGATCGAGGCGTCGGAGCAATGCGGGCGGACGGCGGTGCCGGAGCTGGCCGAGCCGGTGAAGCTGGTGGCGTTGCTGCGCGACTGGCCCGAGGGGCGGGCGTTGTTTTTCGCGGACGAGACGGGCGGAGCGCCCGCGCTGGAGGCGATGACTGCGCACCGTGGGCCGGGCGCGATATTGGTGGGGCCGGAGGGAGGATTCGATGCCGATGAGCGCGATGCGATCCGGGCGGTGCCGGGGGCAGTCGGGATATCGCTGGGGCCGCGCATCCTGCGGGCGGAGACGGCGGCGGCAGCGGCGGTTACGTTGTGGATGGCGGCGGCGGGGGACTGGTGA